The genome window ACTATTCCAAACACGAACTATATTTGAAAGTACTACCTATACCTATTGCTGCATTTATAACACCAAAACTAATAATTTATCACTTAAAAGAAAAAAACATATTACATTCAATCAATACACATAATACTTCACCAATAGATAATATTGATATGATAATCACACCGGGCCTTATGCAACAAGATACTAATGAAATCCAAAGAAAACTAAATATTCCAACATACAAAGGACCTGCTAATGCTGCAGATATTGTGCTTACATTAGACATAGTTGATAATATACAATTATCTACTAAAAAAGCAGCTAATATATTAATTCGTGACCAACAATATAATGAAGCTATGGACATTATAAACAATTATAAAAAAAGAAATAAAACAATTAATACATTACTTCAAAAAAAATCGAATATTCTTATTAATAATTGTCCAACAGGCCCTGATTTTCCTATGCGTGTTCTTGGAGAAATTGCAAATGCACCCACATTAAGTGATGATGAAATACTTAAGAAAGTTGAATATTATATTGATTCAGGTGCAGATATGATTGATATTGGAATGCATGCTGGAGAAAATAATCCAAAACATGCAGGCCATATGATTAAATTAGTTAAAAATAATTTTGACATACCCGTTAGTATTGATACATTAAATCCACAAGAAATAAAAAGTGGATTAAATGCTGGAGCTGACCTTATTCTTAGCATAGATCATGGAAATTATAATAAAGTTATCCAAGATATCAAAGACTATGATGCTAAAGCTGTAATATTACCCACTAATTATTCAAAAAATTATATTCCACAAACACCTATTGAACGTGTAGAATCCTTAGAAAAACTAGATATGTTATGTTCAGATATTACAACTATAGCTGATCCATTACTTGACCCAATTAATAGTCCCTCATTAACACAATCTATTGTATGTTGCTCTATGTATAGACAAAGAAATCCCGAAAAATTATTATTTTTCGGAGTAGGTAATGTTTCAGAATTATTAGATGCAGATAGTAATGGAGTTAATGCTGTATTATGTGGTATTGCAATGGAACTAGAAATAAGCATATTATTCACACCTGAAGCTAGTCTTAAAACAAAAAATAGTATAAATGAATTAAAAACTGCTTCAAGTATGATGTTTATTGCAAAACAAAAGGAAACTATTCCTAAAAATATAGGTATTAATCTTATTCAATTAAAGGATGCATACGATAAAGATGATATTATAATTGATACTAATGATTTACCACATATCCCTGCTGTTGCTGATGGAAAATTTGTACCTGACCTAAAAGGTAGTTTTAAAATTATTATCGAAGATAACCTCATCAAGGCAATTCTTTATCAGAACTACGAGAAAACAGCAGTTATTACAGGTACTACATCAAGAGCAATTTATGAAGAAATACTTCGTAGAAATTTAATTAGTAGAATGGAACATGCAGCATATTTAGGTATGGAATTAGAAAAGGCAGAAATTGCATTAAAATTAAATAAGAAATATGTTCAAGATTTTCCAATATTTTAATAACTTTAAAATCATCAGAAATATTCTAATAAAAAATATATCACAGCAAATACAATAATTTTAATTGTAGGAATTAAAATATAATATCCAAAAAATAGTAACAATATTGAATACTAATAGAAATGGGAGATTAAATATTGACAGAAAATATTTGTACTCAATGTGGAAATAAACATGTAATTATTCATAGAAAATATAATGGACAACGATTATGTAGTAACTGTTTTAAAGATTCCATTGAAAAACAAGTGCTTACAACAATAAAAAAAGAAAAACTAGTTACAAAAGGAGATAAAGTTCTAGTAGGTTTATCTGGTGGAAAAGATAGTGTAGCTTTACTAAAAATACTAAATATTCTTAAAGAAAAGAATATAATTGAACTTGAAGCAGTGACTATAGATGAAGGAATCTCTGGCTATAGAGAAGAAGGAGTTAGAATTGCAAGAGAAACTGCAGCTCAACTCAACATAAAACACCATATAATATCTTTCAAAGATAAATACAATTTCACTATTGACCGTATAATGGAAGAAGAAATGAAAGAAAAAAATCCACAGCATGCATGTACATATTGTGGAGTTTTCAGAAGACAAATATTTAATCAAATAGCACGAGAAGTTAAAGCTACTAAACTTGCAACAGGACATAATCTTGATGATGAAACACAAAGTATACTTATGAATTACATGGAAGGTAATGTTAATAATATGGTACGTATAGGTTATAAAACTCAGTCAAGTGATAAACGTTTCACACAAAAAATTAAACCATTACGTAAAATACCTGAAAAAGAAATAGGATTATATGTTCTAGAAAGTGGTTTTGAAGTTCATTTTGATGGATGTCCATATGCTCATGAATCATTCAGAATGGAAATTGGAGACTTTCTAAGAGAAACTACCCTTAAACATCCGACAATGATGTATTCAATTCTTAATGGATTTGAAAAAATAAAACCTGCAATTAAAAAAGATTACATGACCAAAAAAACAGGACTGCCAAATGGTACTTGTGAAATTTGTGGCGAACCTGCTTCACAAAAAATATGTAAATCATGTAAATTCCTCGAAAAAATACATGAAAAAATAGGAGAATAAATCATGACTATAACACTAATTAATAAAAAAGATAAAAAAGAAATAGAAATTACTGAAAATACAACAGTAGAAGATATATTAAAAAAAGAAGAAATCCCTATTGAAACAGTAGTTGCTAAATTAAATGGTGTAACTGTAACGGAAGATGAAATTGTAAATGATAATGATGAACTTGAAGTAATAAAAGTAATTTATGGTGGATAATACTCATTTATAAAAAACAATTATTCTTACTTATCCACTTCTATAAATTTAAAACTTCTTTTAAATCAATGATAAATTGATTAATATGTTGTTTTTTAACATGAGGCATTAATACTATTCTTATAGCATGAGGATATTCTGCAACTGAAACTTGCCATCCATAATATTTTAATTTTTCTTGTAATATGTCAACATCCATATTATCTACAGTAAATGAAACTAGATTTAATTCAGGTTTATGAATAACATTGACATGATTCATAGTTCTTAGTTTATTGTATGTATAATCAGTTAAATTTATTGTATCCATAACTATTTTTTTATATCCATCCATCCCATAATAATTTAATAAAGCCCATGTAGCTGCTGTTGAAGCACCCGTTCTTGTACCTACAATTGTTGTCTGTTTATCTTTAGTAAGATAAGGTGTTTTAACTGCTAGTTTTTCAAGGTATTCTTTCTTTCTAAAAATAATTCCACCTGATGGTACTGGCGCAAGACCCATTTTATGTGGATCTATAGTCATAGAAGATACACCTTTACATCTAAAGTCAAAGTTTATTTGATTGTTATTTTTATAATTTAAGAAAGGTATCATAAATCCACCTAGTGCAGCATCCACATGTAGATATATATGGTTTGATTTAGCTATTTTTGATATACATGGAATATCATCAATAAGACCCAACTCCGTTGTTCCTGCAATAGCAACCATAGCCATTGTATTATCAGTAATTAATTCTTCCAACATGGAAACATCAATTTTATAATCATCATTTAATGAAACATAGACAGGTTTAATTGAAAACATTGATAAAATTTTCTTAAACGAAAAATGAGCACTTTTAGGTAATATTAACTCAGGAATTCCATCATTTTCTTCCTCAAATAAATATTTAGCAACAGCCATTGCCATAATATTTGCTTCAGTTCCTCCAGTAACAATATGTCCATAAGCATGATCTAAATTTAATAAATTTCCTAAAGATTTAATTACTTCCCTTTCCATCATACTAGTTCCTTTAAATAATCCTTCATCACCCAAATTTGTTTCAATAAACATCTTATAAGCTTCCATACCAATAGGATCAGGTTTAGTACACATAGAACTTAATATTTTACCTGAATCAAAAGTCATATCCAAATCTTGAAAATTAGATAAATCTCTAAAAATATCTTCCTTTTTTCTTCCTTTTTCCCTCATTATTTTACCCTTAAAATAAAAATTGAATTATGATTAGTATAACATAACTTTCACAATCAATATTCTATTATTAAATATGTATCACATAGAATTAAAAATTTACTTTGAAAATAATACTTAAAAAACACTATTTTTTTTACTAAATAAA of Methanosphaera sp. WGK6 contains these proteins:
- the mfnA gene encoding tyrosine decarboxylase MfnA, whose translation is MREKGRKKEDIFRDLSNFQDLDMTFDSGKILSSMCTKPDPIGMEAYKMFIETNLGDEGLFKGTSMMEREVIKSLGNLLNLDHAYGHIVTGGTEANIMAMAVAKYLFEEENDGIPELILPKSAHFSFKKILSMFSIKPVYVSLNDDYKIDVSMLEELITDNTMAMVAIAGTTELGLIDDIPCISKIAKSNHIYLHVDAALGGFMIPFLNYKNNNQINFDFRCKGVSSMTIDPHKMGLAPVPSGGIIFRKKEYLEKLAVKTPYLTKDKQTTIVGTRTGASTAATWALLNYYGMDGYKKIVMDTINLTDYTYNKLRTMNHVNVIHKPELNLVSFTVDNMDVDILQEKLKYYGWQVSVAEYPHAIRIVLMPHVKKQHINQFIIDLKEVLNL
- a CDS encoding dihydropteroate synthase-like protein, which codes for MKILIITGLLAKEVIEKKIRNYSKHELYLKVLPIPIAAFITPKLIIYHLKEKNILHSINTHNTSPIDNIDMIITPGLMQQDTNEIQRKLNIPTYKGPANAADIVLTLDIVDNIQLSTKKAANILIRDQQYNEAMDIINNYKKRNKTINTLLQKKSNILINNCPTGPDFPMRVLGEIANAPTLSDDEILKKVEYYIDSGADMIDIGMHAGENNPKHAGHMIKLVKNNFDIPVSIDTLNPQEIKSGLNAGADLILSIDHGNYNKVIQDIKDYDAKAVILPTNYSKNYIPQTPIERVESLEKLDMLCSDITTIADPLLDPINSPSLTQSIVCCSMYRQRNPEKLLFFGVGNVSELLDADSNGVNAVLCGIAMELEISILFTPEASLKTKNSINELKTASSMMFIAKQKETIPKNIGINLIQLKDAYDKDDIIIDTNDLPHIPAVADGKFVPDLKGSFKIIIEDNLIKAILYQNYEKTAVITGTTSRAIYEEILRRNLISRMEHAAYLGMELEKAEIALKLNKKYVQDFPIF
- a CDS encoding MoaD/ThiS family protein, giving the protein MTITLINKKDKKEIEITENTTVEDILKKEEIPIETVVAKLNGVTVTEDEIVNDNDELEVIKVIYGG
- a CDS encoding TIGR00269 family protein gives rise to the protein MTENICTQCGNKHVIIHRKYNGQRLCSNCFKDSIEKQVLTTIKKEKLVTKGDKVLVGLSGGKDSVALLKILNILKEKNIIELEAVTIDEGISGYREEGVRIARETAAQLNIKHHIISFKDKYNFTIDRIMEEEMKEKNPQHACTYCGVFRRQIFNQIAREVKATKLATGHNLDDETQSILMNYMEGNVNNMVRIGYKTQSSDKRFTQKIKPLRKIPEKEIGLYVLESGFEVHFDGCPYAHESFRMEIGDFLRETTLKHPTMMYSILNGFEKIKPAIKKDYMTKKTGLPNGTCEICGEPASQKICKSCKFLEKIHEKIGE